The Terriglobia bacterium nucleotide sequence CGCCGCGAACGCATCCGCAAGCGCGTTGGCCTGCTCGACGACTCTGTTGATCTAGTCCGCGAAGATCGGGACAGGTGAAGATTGCGGTACGTGATCGACGCCAGCGCGGTGCTGAAGTCCTTACTTGCGGAAACCGACAGCGCTCCAGCCGATGCATTAATTGCGAGTCATCGCGACGGATCTTCGTCACTCATCGCCCCCGATCTCATTGTGGCTGAGGTCGGCAATGCACTGTGGAAACGCTGCGAAATCCGGAGGCAGATCACAGCTCGTGAGGCCCGCGAGGCATTCACCGATTTCCTTGCGCTGGGAGTGCTTCTTCATCCATCTGCAGCGCTGGCCGGTGCAGCCATGAACATCGCAATCAGGGAGCATCATCCGATCTATGACTGTTTCTACATTGCTTTGGCGGAGCAGGCGAGTTGCGCTTTCGTAACTGCGGATGAAAAACTTCGCACAAAATTTAGGCGCCACTCCATCATCGGTCTGAGCAGCTTCACAAGATGATCACGTTCCGCAATCCTCTCGAAGGCATCGAGCGCCCCCAAATGGAGGCCGATGTCGTCATCGTCGGCGGAGGGCCCGCCGGCTTGGCCTGTGCCCTCCGGCTCTCTCAACTCATTGACGAACACAATGCGAAACATCCGGATGCGCAGCTCAGCAAGGAGAACATCTACGTTCTCGAGAAGGCGCGTGAGATCGGGCAGCATTGTCTCTCCGGCGCGCTGCTCGATCCGCGCTCCATGCGCGAACTGCTTCCCGACTTCGAAAAAGAAGCTCCGCTGGACGCGCCGGTCACGAAAGAAGCGGTTTACTTCCTGACCAAGACCGGCAAATTCAAGTTCCCGATCACCCCGCCGCCAATGCGCGACCACGGTAACTACGTGATCTCGCTCAACCGCTTCGCCAAGTGGATGGGCGAAAAAGTCGAGGCCACCGGCATCACCATTTTCACCGGGTTTGCCGGCTCGGAGTTGCTGATCGAAGGCGATCATGTTGTCGGCGTTCGAACCGATGACAAGGGCGTGGACAAGACCGGTCAGCAGAAAGGGAACTTCGAGCCCGGATACGACCTGAAGGCGAAAGTCGTCATTCTTGCCGAGGGCACGCGCGGCTCCCTTACCAAGCAGCTCATCGCCCGGTTCCAACTCGACAAGGACGGCAATCCGCAGACCTACGGGGTCGGGGTGAAAGAACTGTGGGAAGTGCCCGCGGGGCGGATCGCGCCAGGCGAGGTCATCTACACGATGGGTTGGCCGCTGACCTCGCGCGAGTATGGCGGCGCCTGGATCTACGGCGGCAAGGACAACGTCGTATCGCTCGGCTTCGTCACGGGCCTTGACTATCCCGACCCGCGCCTCGACCCGCAGCGCGTGCTGCAGGAATTCAAGAAGCATCCGTTTAGTGCCAGGCTGCTCGAGGGCGGACGCATGGTGCGCTACGGCGCTAAGTCGCTGCCCTACGGCGGATGGTGGGCGATTCCGCCGGTTGCCGGCGATGGCTGGATGATCCTCGGCGACTCCGCCGGCTTCCTGAACTCACAGCGGTTGAAGGGCGTTCACCTGGCGATCAAGAGTGGCATGCTGGCGGCGGAAACCGTGATGGACGCAATGTCCACCAACAACTTCAGCAAGAACACGCTCAATCTCTACGCCAGCCGGGTGGAAAAAAGCTGGATCAAGCAGGAGCTCTGGCCGGTGCGCAATTTCCATCAAGGCTTCGAGCACGGCTTCTGGCACGGCATGGTCCACGCCGCCATCCAGCAGGTCAGCGGCGGACGCGGCCTGCACGAAAAATACGGGTGCGAAGCCGGGCATCGCCGTCTGAAAAAACTGGCTACCCTGCCGAACGACGGCGGCGCCGAAGCCGGCCTGCTCGGCAATGCCAAGGGCGACGGCAAACTGACTTTCGACAAGCTTACCGACCTCTATCACTCCGGTACCAAGCACGAGGAAGACCAACCCGCTCACCTGGTGATTCACGACACCAACCTCTGCAATACCCGTTGCGTCACCGAGTTCGGTAACCCCTGCCAGCACTTCTGCCCGGCCAACGTTTACGAGATGGTGGATGCCAGCGACCTCCCCAACGGCAAGCAGATCCACCTCAACCCGTCGAACTGCGTGCACTGCAAGACCTGCGACATCATGGATCCCTACGAGATCATCACCTGGGTTCCACCCGAGGGCGGCGGCGGGCCGAATTACGACGGCATGTAGCTCGGGGTACCCTCCTGCTTTTCCCGGTCGATCTTGATAGGTCAATGGTTGATGGCTGGAGGCGGTAGGCCGGAAGCGCACGCAGGATTTTATTTCTTCATTTGCTACTTCCTGGCTTCCCCGCGAGGTACACTATGCGCAAGCATTCTCGCCCTGAGAATGAAGGGG carries:
- a CDS encoding electron transfer flavoprotein-ubiquinone oxidoreductase; the encoded protein is MITFRNPLEGIERPQMEADVVIVGGGPAGLACALRLSQLIDEHNAKHPDAQLSKENIYVLEKAREIGQHCLSGALLDPRSMRELLPDFEKEAPLDAPVTKEAVYFLTKTGKFKFPITPPPMRDHGNYVISLNRFAKWMGEKVEATGITIFTGFAGSELLIEGDHVVGVRTDDKGVDKTGQQKGNFEPGYDLKAKVVILAEGTRGSLTKQLIARFQLDKDGNPQTYGVGVKELWEVPAGRIAPGEVIYTMGWPLTSREYGGAWIYGGKDNVVSLGFVTGLDYPDPRLDPQRVLQEFKKHPFSARLLEGGRMVRYGAKSLPYGGWWAIPPVAGDGWMILGDSAGFLNSQRLKGVHLAIKSGMLAAETVMDAMSTNNFSKNTLNLYASRVEKSWIKQELWPVRNFHQGFEHGFWHGMVHAAIQQVSGGRGLHEKYGCEAGHRRLKKLATLPNDGGAEAGLLGNAKGDGKLTFDKLTDLYHSGTKHEEDQPAHLVIHDTNLCNTRCVTEFGNPCQHFCPANVYEMVDASDLPNGKQIHLNPSNCVHCKTCDIMDPYEIITWVPPEGGGGPNYDGM
- a CDS encoding type II toxin-antitoxin system VapC family toxin, whose protein sequence is MIDASAVLKSLLAETDSAPADALIASHRDGSSSLIAPDLIVAEVGNALWKRCEIRRQITAREAREAFTDFLALGVLLHPSAALAGAAMNIAIREHHPIYDCFYIALAEQASCAFVTADEKLRTKFRRHSIIGLSSFTR